The nucleotide sequence CATGATCATCGCAGCTGTAGGCACAATTGTGACAACGAACCGCATCGCCGCCATCCTGATTCTTGGAATTGTAGGATACGGATTGTCACTTCTTTTCGTGTTTTTCAGGGCGCCGGACCTTGCCCTTACACAGCTGATTGTGGAAACAGTCTCGGTCGCGCTGTTCCTGCTCGCTTTTTATCATTTGCCGAACCTGGAAAAAACGAATGAAAAACCGGGCCGGAAATTGCTTAACGCGATTATCGCAATAAGTATGGGCACGATGGTTACGCTCGTAGCGATCGCTTCCCACAGTACAAAAATGTTCGATTCGATTGCGGAATACTTTGTGGAAACGTCCGTCACGCTTGGCGGCGGGCATAACATTGTCAATGTCATCCTTGTTGACATGCGCGGACTTGATACGATGCTTGAAATCACGGTACTCGGTCTGGCAGCGCTCGGAATATACGGCATGATTAAATTGCGCGGGAAAGGAGAGGAAGGATAAGATGGAAATTTTAATGTCCATCCTTGCCGGGAGCTTATTCACGGCCGGCATATATTTGCTGCTTCAAAAACAGCTTCTCAAGATTATCATTGGAACAGCCCTGCTCTCCCACGGCGCCCATTTGTTTATCCTGACGATGGGCAAACTCGAGCGCGGCGCGCCACCGATTATCCATGGGCACGGAGGCGGGCCATATACCGATCCCCTCCCGCAGGCACTGATTCTGACTTCAATTGTTATCAGCTTCGGTGTTACGAGTTTTTTACTCGTGCTTGCGTACAGGGCTTACCGCACCAATCATACAGATAATATGGAAAAACTGAGAGGTACTGACAATGAGTAACTTAGCGATATTGCCGATATTAATCCCATTTGTTACAGCAATCGCAGCAGCGTTTTTTCATAAGAACCTTCCCCTGACAAGATGGATCACCGGCATTATGGTTTTTGTGAACCTGGCTGTTACGCTGTACGTTACAACCGTCGCCTTCAGCCAGGGGGCTATCGTCCTTGAGACCGGCGGCTGGGCTGCACCATATGGAATCATCCTTGTCGCAGACAAGCTGGCGATGACTCTAGTCACAACAACGAATATCATCGCTGTTGCCGCATTCTTTTTTGCAAAGGTGTCACTTGA is from Bacillus marinisedimentorum and encodes:
- a CDS encoding Na(+)/H(+) antiporter subunit C, translated to MEILMSILAGSLFTAGIYLLLQKQLLKIIIGTALLSHGAHLFILTMGKLERGAPPIIHGHGGGPYTDPLPQALILTSIVISFGVTSFLLVLAYRAYRTNHTDNMEKLRGTDNE